AGCAGTTGCCTGTAAGACGTTATGGCACTGGCTGCGGGGTAGCAATAGGTCAGGCGAACCTCTCCTGAGCTTAACCGTCGATAAAGCGCAATGGGTTGGTTGTCCGCCAGTTTGTGAAGCGTTTTGGCGAGCCGTTCGAAAAGCTCCTGCGGTGTTTTCGAAGAGCTGATGAGGCCTAATGCGAGGCACAGGTCATCGAAAGTATTGGCTGGTGTAGAAGGTACGCCACTCATCCTGAATGACTCCTAAAGCACGGTGCCTCCCTAACAGCCAGGTCGTGCCTTGGTATGGGTGAAACGATGGATTGGAATTGAAGTAACGATTCAATCAAAAGGTTAACCGTTATTCAACTTTTATTGAAGAATCGCTTCACATTGGCGGCATGAATGAAAAACAGATGTTCGCCGAGCGATTAAAAAACGCCATGCAAGCAGCCGGGTACGACGTACGCTCCTCTGTTCTGGAGCGTGAGTTCAACCTGCGCTACTGGGGAAAGCCGGTTACGTATCAGGCGGTCAGACGCTGGCTGCGCGGCGATTCCATTCCCAGCCAGGAAAAGCTTCAGGTATTGGCACACTGGCTGGCAATTGATCCTCACCAATTACGCTATGGTGGTGTTGCACAGTCGTCCATCAAGGAGCCATCGGCCGTTTGGGATATTTCCAGCAACGAAGAGCGGCGCTTATTAGCGTTATATCGCCGCTTGCCTGCCGAGCAACGTAAGGTCGTTCTAGAAGTGATGGAGACGTTTGCGAAAGCCTATTCAACGACAGATAGCCCGAATAAATAGGTACTGTCTTGAACGAGCTTCCGCTATGACTCACCGCGCCGCCAGTTGAAGTAGCGCTTCAATAACGCCAGCACTCGCGCTGGCTTGTGAGCATTTTTCCATACCCCGGCCGTGGCCTTGGCCGCTTCGCCCAGGGTAGGGTAAGGGTGAATGGTACCGAGCAGCTTGTTGAGGCCGAGGCCGTGTTTCATGGCGATGGTGAATTCACCCAGCCATTCGCCGGCATTTTCCGCCACGATGGTCGCGCCGAGAATCTTGTCTTTGCCTGGTACGGTGAGCACCTTGATAAACCCCTCGGTGGCGCCTTCGGCAATGGCGCGGTCACTGTCTGCCATGGCGTAGCGGGTTACCTCGAAGGCGATGTGTTTCTCCCTGGCTTCCTTCTCGTTTAGGCCGACC
This window of the Halomonas sp. SH5A2 genome carries:
- a CDS encoding transcriptional regulator, with the translated sequence MNEKQMFAERLKNAMQAAGYDVRSSVLEREFNLRYWGKPVTYQAVRRWLRGDSIPSQEKLQVLAHWLAIDPHQLRYGGVAQSSIKEPSAVWDISSNEERRLLALYRRLPAEQRKVVLEVMETFAKAYSTTDSPNK